One genomic segment of Rhinolophus sinicus isolate RSC01 linkage group LG11, ASM3656204v1, whole genome shotgun sequence includes these proteins:
- the IRX6 gene encoding iroquois-class homeodomain protein IRX-6 isoform X1 translates to MSFSHFGHPYGSASQFLVSASSSATCCESAPRSVPDVAPGSTPAAALCCAPYDSRLLGTARPELGAALGIYGAPYAAAAAAQSYPGYLPYSPEPPALYGALNPQYEFKEAAGNFTPGLAQPGAYYPYEPTLGQYHYDRYGAVELSGAGRRKNATRETTSTLKAWLHEHRKNPYPTKGEKIMLAIITKMTLTQVSTWFANARRRLKKENKMTWAPKNKGGEERKVEGGAEEMQGCLNGDTKDVAASQEARGLRLSDLEDLEEEEEEEEEEAEEEAGVTATDRLAEFHEEGQSLSAPCAAARGARLERRECGLAESRFSFNEPRGSGEAEYFRAEPGGPTLTMHYPGSEKPRIWSLAHTAAASAVEGAPSTPPKPRSPECHLISRQPSGTGRRPAVPRDSACEESSRIAKAFGNPTFVLQGLPLNCAPQCPRRREPAVQCQYPSGAEAG, encoded by the exons ATGTCTTTCTCGCACTTTGGACACCCGTACGGCAGCGCTTCCCAG TTTCTGGTGTCTGCAAGTTCAAGCGCCACTTGCTGCGAATCCGCCCCGCGCTCGGTCCCAGATGTGGCCCCAGGCTCCACCCCGGCGGCCGCTCTCTGCTGCGCACCCTACGATAGCCGGCTGTTGGGCACTGCGCGGCCCGAGCTCGGCGCGGCCTTGGGCATCTATGGAGCCCCCTACGCGGCCGCTGCAGCTGCCCAGAGCTACCCCGGGTACCTGCCCTACAGCCCGGAGCCTCCCGCGCTGTACGGGGCGCTG AATCCACAGTATGAATTCAAGGAGGCTGCAGGAAATTTTACACCTGGCCTGGCGCAACCAGGAGCCTATTATCCCTATGAGCCGACTCTGGGGCAGTATCACTATGACCG GTACGGAGCTGTGGAGTTGAGTGGTGCCGGGCGCCGGAAGAACGCCACGCGAGAGACCACCAGCACGCTGAAAGCCTGGCTCCACGAGCACCGCAAGAACCCCTACCCCACCAAGGGCGAGAAGATCATGCTGGCCATTATCACCAAGATGACCCTCACCCAGGTGTCCACCTGGTTCGCCAACGCGCGCCGGCGCCTCAAGAAGGAGAACAAGATGACCTGGGCGCCCAAGAACAAAGGcggggaggagaggaaggtggAGGGTGGAGCAGAGGAAATGCAGGGCTGCCTAAACGGTGACACCAAAG ACGTTGCTGCTAGCCAGGAAGCTCGGGGGCTGCGTCTGAGTGACCTGGAAgacctggaggaagaggaggaggaggaggaggaggaggctgaagAAGAGGCAGGGGTCACAGCTACGGACAGGCTGGCTGAGTTCCATGAGGAGGGCCAGTCGCTGTCAGCACCGTGCGCTGCAGCTCGAGGGGCCCGTCTGGAGCGCAGGGAGTGCGGCCTGGCGGAGTCCCGCTTCTCATTCAATGAGCCTCGGGGATCCGGAGAAGCTGAATACTTCCGGGCGGAGCCAGGGGGCCCCACATTGACCATGCACTACCCAGGCAGTGAGAAACCGCGCATCTGGTCTCTGGCGCACACTGCGGCAGCCAGCGCTGTCGAAGGTGCACCTTCAACCCCGCCCAAGCCACGAAGTCCGGAGTGCCATCTCATTTCCCGACAGCCTTCAGGCACTGGCAGGCGACCCGCGGTCCCCAGAGATTCCGCGTGTGAGGAGTCTTCCCGCATAGCCAAAGCCTTTGGAAACCCCACGTTTGTCCTGCAGGGGCTGCCCCTGAACTGTGCGCCGCAGTGCCCGAGGCGGAGGGAGCCTGCAGTGCAGTGCCAGTACCCGTCCGGAGCAGAAG CAGGTTAG
- the IRX6 gene encoding iroquois-class homeodomain protein IRX-6 isoform X2: MSFSHFGHPYGSASQFLVSASSSATCCESAPRSVPDVAPGSTPAAALCCAPYDSRLLGTARPELGAALGIYGAPYAAAAAAQSYPGYLPYSPEPPALYGALNPQYEFKEAAGNFTPGLAQPGAYYPYEPTLGQYHYDRYGAVELSGAGRRKNATRETTSTLKAWLHEHRKNPYPTKGEKIMLAIITKMTLTQVSTWFANARRRLKKENKMTWAPKNKGGEERKVEGGAEEMQGCLNGDTKDVAASQEARGLRLSDLEDLEEEEEEEEEEAEEEAGVTATDRLAEFHEEGQSLSAPCAAARGARLERRECGLAESRFSFNEPRGSGEAEYFRAEPGGPTLTMHYPGSEKPRIWSLAHTAAASAVEGAPSTPPKPRSPECHLISRQPSGTGRRPAVPRDSACEESSRIAKAFGNPTFVLQGLPLNCAPQCPRRREPAVQCQYPSGAEG, translated from the exons ATGTCTTTCTCGCACTTTGGACACCCGTACGGCAGCGCTTCCCAG TTTCTGGTGTCTGCAAGTTCAAGCGCCACTTGCTGCGAATCCGCCCCGCGCTCGGTCCCAGATGTGGCCCCAGGCTCCACCCCGGCGGCCGCTCTCTGCTGCGCACCCTACGATAGCCGGCTGTTGGGCACTGCGCGGCCCGAGCTCGGCGCGGCCTTGGGCATCTATGGAGCCCCCTACGCGGCCGCTGCAGCTGCCCAGAGCTACCCCGGGTACCTGCCCTACAGCCCGGAGCCTCCCGCGCTGTACGGGGCGCTG AATCCACAGTATGAATTCAAGGAGGCTGCAGGAAATTTTACACCTGGCCTGGCGCAACCAGGAGCCTATTATCCCTATGAGCCGACTCTGGGGCAGTATCACTATGACCG GTACGGAGCTGTGGAGTTGAGTGGTGCCGGGCGCCGGAAGAACGCCACGCGAGAGACCACCAGCACGCTGAAAGCCTGGCTCCACGAGCACCGCAAGAACCCCTACCCCACCAAGGGCGAGAAGATCATGCTGGCCATTATCACCAAGATGACCCTCACCCAGGTGTCCACCTGGTTCGCCAACGCGCGCCGGCGCCTCAAGAAGGAGAACAAGATGACCTGGGCGCCCAAGAACAAAGGcggggaggagaggaaggtggAGGGTGGAGCAGAGGAAATGCAGGGCTGCCTAAACGGTGACACCAAAG ACGTTGCTGCTAGCCAGGAAGCTCGGGGGCTGCGTCTGAGTGACCTGGAAgacctggaggaagaggaggaggaggaggaggaggaggctgaagAAGAGGCAGGGGTCACAGCTACGGACAGGCTGGCTGAGTTCCATGAGGAGGGCCAGTCGCTGTCAGCACCGTGCGCTGCAGCTCGAGGGGCCCGTCTGGAGCGCAGGGAGTGCGGCCTGGCGGAGTCCCGCTTCTCATTCAATGAGCCTCGGGGATCCGGAGAAGCTGAATACTTCCGGGCGGAGCCAGGGGGCCCCACATTGACCATGCACTACCCAGGCAGTGAGAAACCGCGCATCTGGTCTCTGGCGCACACTGCGGCAGCCAGCGCTGTCGAAGGTGCACCTTCAACCCCGCCCAAGCCACGAAGTCCGGAGTGCCATCTCATTTCCCGACAGCCTTCAGGCACTGGCAGGCGACCCGCGGTCCCCAGAGATTCCGCGTGTGAGGAGTCTTCCCGCATAGCCAAAGCCTTTGGAAACCCCACGTTTGTCCTGCAGGGGCTGCCCCTGAACTGTGCGCCGCAGTGCCCGAGGCGGAGGGAGCCTGCAGTGCAGTGCCAGTACCCGTCCGGAGCAGAAG GTTAG